From the genome of Numenius arquata chromosome 9, bNumArq3.hap1.1, whole genome shotgun sequence:
CAACACAAATAGCgttttgaaaagcagcagcagatacTGAGTTTGCTGAGCCACAGAGAAGACCTAATGAACTGCTATCTGCAAGACTAAGAGAAAGCCTGACCACGAAATACAGCATGACCACAAATCGCTTGTGGACTAAGAAACAGAACAGGCTTTTTGTATAATCAGAAGTAGCTCGTGCCCTCATGAGTTTACTACCACCATTTATAGCTGTACTATGACAGATCAATACTAGCTACATTTCTCAGAATCATGCAGAACCATTAAGCTTAGAAAGCACTGCTGAGGAGTGCTGAATGCCTACCCCTCTTCTTAAACTGACAGCAGCACTGCAGCTCAGGGTCTTCCCTTTAAAAGATGGCTTGCAATTTCATAAAACATGACTTACTTTCCAGGGGTTCCCTCTCTACACTGGACTCCTCAGATTCATCAAATCGACCTACTGGTAACTTCGGTTTCTTAAGTGGCTGCTTCGCAGGTTCAGATCTTCCTCTTGTCTTAGAGCTGGTACTCCTCAGAGAACTGCAAAGCAGTGATGACTCTATCAAACAAATGGACATGCGTAGCATAAATTTGAGAATTTAATACCTGTGGTTGTTCAGAGCACCAATGAAAAACCCTCACTTCAGAAACTAGGGAGCAGAGGACAGGAAAACAAACTCCAAATATTAGTTTAATATTCAACTCATGAACACCCAAAAAATCAGCACAGATAATTATTTTTGGCCCTAGAAACACATGCAGGCAGAACTGTGTTAGTTGTATAACTCAGCTGACATAACCAGCGTATTTTAAACTACTTGAGCTTATCTTCACTGTTATGTTACTGTATATTAGACTCTAAACAGTAATTATGCTACCAGTACGTTCTGTTTTCATGGAGAAGTCCTAACCTCCCCCAAGACCCCTGCTGATTTCCATGTCTTGGCTCATTGACAGCAGCTTTTGAGTCAGAAAAAGCTTCTGCTTTCCcaaatgaaagttttaaaaaataaaacgtTGTTCCCTTAGTAGCAGGTTTTCCAGAATGTTGGTAGAGAATAGTTGGGCTTCCCTTATGATGGTAAAATAATTCAGGTGGTAGTCAAAAGCAGGACAAACTTTGAGCACATTTAAGTTCAATTACAGAACTGCATGCAAATGCTTTAATTAAAAGCatgaacttttttcctttaaagtcctactaccatttttttttaacataaatgtaGGAGAAAGTCTATTAATATCCACACCTAAAGTTCTTTCAAGCAgtatgaaaatggaaatgcagagaTATCATAAGTCACAAATAATTCAAGTGTCATAAACAAGTCAAAAATTACTTACGAAGACCTCTCAAAATGACTGATATTTCTCCATTTGGTTAAAAAGTCCACAGTGAGCATGAACTACTCTCTGTGGACATGTGCCTacagcagctctgatttttcttAGGAGGGAAGATTCAAACAGAAATTGCCCCTGTACCAGCCTAGGTGCAAAATACTTGGAAGAACTATTATTCTACCTTGCTGAAGAGATCACATCAGGAAACCTTCTCAAGCAGCATGGATTTGACTCAAGTATATATACACCAACCAACAATCCACCTGTACTCCTGGAATCAGCATACTCATACATCCTAAAATGCCACAACCTTAACTCCTACAGTCACATAAACGccccaaaagaattttttttttttttttgctttgagcaTGACAT
Proteins encoded in this window:
- the SDHAF4 gene encoding succinate dehydrogenase assembly factor 4, mitochondrial; this encodes MAQLLLRGAARAAKSSLLCSSLRSTSSKTRGRSEPAKQPLKKPKLPVGRFDESEESSVEREPLEKFPDGINPATKERGGPRGPEPTRFGDWERKGRCIDF